A single genomic interval of Leptospira dzoumogneensis harbors:
- a CDS encoding GMC oxidoreductase has product MKSYEAIIIGTGFGGSINACRLSKKWPGKVLVLERGKEYPKGSFPRSPEGMSKNFWNIPEEGHIPRSSKFKKAGRQTGLFDIRNYPKLDVVLSAGLGGGSLIYANVFLEPPDHIFDHRWPETIKKKHLKPYYKIVKDILGSRPIPNTGEDRRKVVRTELYENFAKHESRVSKRADINVFFGNDFKKPTPIGVQEKNRFGAVQTSCTYCAECDVGCNTHSKNTLDLNYLFVARNSNKAEIKTEHLATKIVPLNNKGEEDPSQSGEYGYRVHYLNLQNGQSSESFADTKRIVVSAGTLGSTELLLKCKTKFKTLTKISDKLGTQFSGNGDFLSFAAKGKKPADPNYGPVITQYTDYNLFSGFDSKKAFLLEDASYPVFASYFVSGAIPVIFRLKYVFHFIGELFKSIISGKIFGRIGFLLSEALKGDLSYTSAVLLCMGIDTSDGKMYLDKKGNLQIQWPQKENLTLYNTIMDVNKRFAKFTDAKTRFPMPTYSWPVRNNVTVHPLGGCVLGPSANLGVCSSDPKTFGKVFGYEGLYVADGSLLPTAVGANPSMTISALSEMVAEGITGKKPNASLR; this is encoded by the coding sequence TTGAAATCTTACGAGGCTATAATAATCGGAACCGGATTCGGCGGTTCGATCAATGCCTGTCGTTTATCTAAAAAATGGCCGGGCAAAGTTTTAGTACTCGAACGAGGGAAAGAATATCCTAAAGGTTCTTTTCCTAGATCTCCGGAGGGAATGTCCAAAAATTTCTGGAACATTCCGGAAGAAGGTCATATTCCTAGATCTTCTAAGTTTAAAAAAGCAGGCAGACAAACTGGATTATTCGATATTCGTAATTATCCAAAACTAGATGTGGTCCTTTCCGCCGGTTTAGGCGGGGGTTCTTTGATCTATGCAAACGTGTTTTTAGAACCGCCTGATCATATTTTCGATCATCGCTGGCCTGAAACTATTAAAAAGAAACATTTAAAACCTTATTATAAAATAGTAAAAGATATCTTGGGCTCAAGACCCATTCCGAATACTGGAGAAGATAGACGTAAAGTAGTTCGCACCGAATTATACGAAAATTTTGCTAAACACGAGTCCAGAGTTTCTAAAAGAGCGGACATCAACGTATTTTTCGGTAACGATTTTAAAAAGCCTACTCCTATAGGAGTCCAGGAAAAAAACCGTTTTGGGGCAGTCCAAACTTCCTGTACGTATTGTGCAGAATGTGATGTAGGATGTAATACCCATTCTAAGAATACTCTGGACCTAAATTATCTTTTTGTAGCTAGAAATTCCAATAAGGCTGAGATCAAGACGGAACATCTTGCTACTAAAATTGTTCCTTTGAATAACAAAGGAGAAGAAGATCCTTCTCAATCGGGTGAATACGGTTATAGAGTTCATTATTTGAATTTGCAAAACGGACAAAGTTCTGAGTCTTTTGCGGATACTAAACGTATCGTGGTCTCTGCAGGAACTTTGGGGTCTACGGAACTTCTACTTAAATGTAAAACAAAGTTCAAAACCTTAACTAAGATCTCCGATAAACTAGGCACACAATTCTCTGGGAACGGAGACTTCCTTTCTTTCGCTGCTAAAGGGAAGAAGCCTGCGGATCCGAATTATGGTCCGGTAATCACTCAGTATACGGATTATAATCTGTTCTCCGGTTTCGATTCTAAAAAAGCGTTCTTGCTGGAAGATGCAAGTTATCCTGTATTCGCTTCTTATTTTGTTTCAGGCGCGATCCCTGTCATTTTCAGATTAAAGTACGTTTTCCATTTTATCGGAGAGCTATTCAAGAGTATCATAAGCGGAAAAATTTTCGGCAGGATCGGATTTCTTTTGAGTGAAGCTCTGAAAGGGGATCTTTCTTATACTTCCGCAGTCCTTCTTTGTATGGGGATAGATACTTCCGATGGAAAGATGTATCTGGATAAAAAAGGAAATCTTCAGATACAATGGCCTCAAAAAGAGAACTTAACGCTTTATAATACCATAATGGACGTGAACAAAAGGTTCGCGAAATTCACCGATGCAAAAACAAGATTCCCGATGCCGACATATTCTTGGCCGGTCCGTAATAACGTTACCGTTCACCCTTTGGGCGGATGTGTTTTAGGACCTTCCGCGAATTTGGGAGTTTGTTCTTCGGATCCTAAAACTTTCGGTAAGGTTTTCGGTTACGAAGGTTTATATGTTGCGGATGGCAGTTTATTGCCTACCGCAGTGGGTGCTAACCCTTCTATGACCATTTCCGCTCTTTCGGAAATGGTGGCGGAAGGAATTACGGGCAAGAAGCCGAATGCAAGTTTAAGGTAG
- a CDS encoding metallophosphoesterase, with translation MPKSKIKYIVISDIHLGAYNSLLTYIEEFPDPVKDSDRFKVNPQKTSPALAELLNCLKHIVHSVNGSSKPPQFILLGDVLELALGDINEASMTFERFLEIAYKETKHHFSESILYIPGNHDHHLWETAREKQYMEYIANLKPNQYINQTWHTTKMVNPDFIQSDLLTGILRRNKKLKKAEAVIAYPNLEIPSKDGKRSVFLTHGHFLENIYSLMSTVQRVLLPEIDEDKDKPKSAQSVWAKMGNYIPFRKQKEVPNPTSIYVLERENFAWIDFFWSTLGRSGKVGTGIGLIYDMLQDEKAVSRLAKNVADYAVRNLKVALFLKTIFAWVLKSILTKVVVKVGQAERGMSDSVLSDEVVHNMDSYLGETLPAQWKAETQKTKREFPNDYTFIFGHTHKPFAVETQDLGLKIPGKEVFNTGGWVVDTIQPMSSHGGAVLFIDEDANVASFKVYTEGEIKPNFLVPDGKTNPMYETLVENIDLQNKKFGALSKSLDEEIRLRRRLLKVRIKE, from the coding sequence ATGCCTAAGAGTAAAATTAAATATATCGTTATCTCCGACATTCACCTGGGAGCATATAACAGTTTACTTACATACATCGAAGAGTTTCCGGATCCAGTAAAAGATTCGGATAGATTCAAAGTAAATCCTCAGAAGACTTCCCCTGCACTTGCAGAACTTCTAAACTGCTTAAAACATATCGTTCACTCGGTAAACGGTTCTTCCAAGCCGCCTCAGTTCATATTATTAGGCGACGTGCTTGAGTTAGCATTAGGTGATATTAACGAAGCATCCATGACCTTCGAAAGATTTTTGGAGATCGCATATAAGGAAACAAAACATCATTTTTCGGAAAGTATTCTATATATCCCCGGCAATCACGATCACCACCTTTGGGAAACTGCAAGAGAAAAGCAGTATATGGAATATATAGCGAACCTAAAGCCGAATCAGTATATAAATCAAACTTGGCATACCACTAAGATGGTGAATCCGGATTTCATACAATCGGATCTGCTGACTGGAATTTTAAGAAGGAATAAAAAGTTGAAGAAGGCGGAAGCGGTTATCGCTTATCCAAATTTGGAAATCCCTTCTAAAGACGGAAAACGTTCCGTGTTCTTAACCCACGGGCATTTTTTAGAAAACATCTATTCTTTGATGAGCACTGTCCAAAGAGTTCTATTACCTGAAATAGATGAGGACAAGGATAAACCAAAGTCCGCTCAATCTGTCTGGGCAAAGATGGGGAATTATATCCCTTTCCGAAAACAGAAAGAGGTCCCGAATCCCACATCTATCTACGTGTTAGAAAGGGAGAACTTCGCATGGATCGACTTCTTTTGGTCTACACTTGGAAGATCCGGAAAAGTAGGGACAGGTATCGGACTCATTTACGATATGCTGCAAGACGAAAAAGCGGTAAGCAGATTGGCGAAGAATGTGGCGGACTATGCGGTTCGAAATCTAAAAGTCGCTCTCTTTCTCAAAACTATTTTTGCATGGGTACTTAAGTCCATTCTTACTAAGGTCGTAGTCAAAGTGGGACAGGCAGAGAGAGGGATGTCTGATTCGGTTCTAAGTGATGAAGTAGTCCATAATATGGATTCTTATTTGGGAGAAACCCTTCCTGCACAATGGAAAGCGGAAACACAAAAAACCAAAAGAGAATTCCCGAACGATTATACATTCATTTTCGGTCATACACATAAACCGTTTGCAGTCGAAACCCAGGACTTAGGTTTAAAAATTCCAGGCAAAGAAGTATTTAATACAGGCGGCTGGGTGGTAGATACGATCCAACCGATGTCCTCCCACGGAGGAGCAGTATTATTCATAGACGAAGATGCAAACGTAGCTTCCTTTAAGGTTTATACCGAAGGAGAAATAAAACCAAACTTCTTAGTTCCGGACGGGAAAACCAACCCGATGTACGAAACATTGGTGGAGAATATAGATCTCCAAAACAAAAAATTCGGAGCCTTATCCAAGTCTTTAGACGAAGAAATACGTCTCAGAAGAAGATTATTAAAAGTAAGGATCAAAGAATAA
- a CDS encoding sterol desaturase family protein, which yields MRFVCELSWEYCVSGFALYQLKMNFLRYYPIAGLAFLVFWVWKKDFFQKFRIQKDFPKKERVIFELKQSAITLIMFSTIAVTVYVLGKLKILHIKTYKDFAEYGLGYAIFSFVLLTIWHETWFYWAHRIMHHRKIYHYIHSVHHRSVNPSPMAAYNFHWLEAFLEGVYVVPALCILPLHFYVFLIHTFYAMIMNIWWHLGYELFPKGWTTHPFLKWINTSTHHNLHHQKFHGNYSLYFNFWDRIMGTNFKDYSEIFENNAGAEKKEQISVISSTYLQKS from the coding sequence ATGAGATTCGTTTGTGAATTAAGTTGGGAATATTGTGTATCCGGCTTTGCTCTTTATCAATTAAAGATGAATTTCCTGCGTTATTATCCGATTGCGGGCCTTGCATTTCTGGTTTTTTGGGTTTGGAAAAAGGATTTTTTTCAAAAGTTTAGGATCCAAAAAGATTTTCCTAAAAAAGAAAGGGTAATCTTTGAATTAAAACAATCCGCAATTACTCTTATCATGTTTAGCACGATCGCAGTTACCGTATATGTTCTAGGAAAATTGAAGATACTTCATATAAAAACATATAAGGACTTTGCCGAATACGGTTTAGGTTATGCGATATTCAGTTTTGTATTACTTACAATTTGGCATGAAACCTGGTTTTATTGGGCTCATAGGATCATGCATCATCGAAAAATTTATCATTATATACATTCTGTGCATCATAGATCCGTAAATCCTTCTCCCATGGCGGCTTATAATTTTCATTGGTTGGAAGCTTTTTTAGAAGGTGTATATGTTGTTCCCGCTCTATGTATCCTTCCTCTCCATTTTTATGTATTTTTGATACATACTTTCTATGCGATGATCATGAATATTTGGTGGCATCTTGGATATGAGCTCTTTCCTAAAGGCTGGACTACTCACCCTTTTTTAAAATGGATCAATACTTCTACTCATCATAATCTTCATCACCAGAAATTTCATGGGAACTATAGTCTCTATTTTAATTTTTGGGATAGAATAATGGGGACAAATTTTAAGGATTATTCCGAAATTTTCGAGAATAATGCAGGCGCGGAGAAGAAGGAGCAGATCTCCGTTATCTCCTCCACCTATTTGCAGAAATCTTAA
- a CDS encoding alpha/beta hydrolase, with translation MATATKNKAKKNAGKSKLGKTGVNSHPVSLEFTEEMKGFVSMPGSFNYQEDYSAGKKAGNYLMFHLTIRVNDTQFFVYDPNETGEAIGWVECQPLGGRFEVEKGIFNCFVDYGKPSANEKHMKYRLFLKNKAGKKITLNGFKKVVDDGILNIWRDTSTLYTTVYEGYVDEKAEPKAKVLAKGILHILEKDFIKQMTTFKSNGRTFSERKDALFRFGELFMGNLWEIYGAQFRKAEPELWRERDIPVFTLDGVKNSKITFHPFTTDDKISLNLVRFQKKESKDVVVLMHGLTTSTDMFVMPEHKNLVTYLHENGFTDVWSFDWRGSLRFNYNLFPHRYTLDDIALYDVPAALKVIKDAVGAGKRIHFVVHCVGSISFFMSLFGGKIDGVTSVVSNSVSLTPNVPTWSKIKLAFSPFLMESVFRFPNVNPRWHYLPGFASGKVLAKFVSLFHHECDEPACHMLSLMWGTGWPACYEHANLPDITHRRVGDLFGATSMNYYRHIRKAVGRKAMIKYTPTDTRYESLPNNYLDKASEIRTPVLFMTGDQNKVFKDSNIIAYETLNRLNPGNKNELFIAEGYGHQDTLMGKKSDKDVFPRIVEFLRKNSNGVKKG, from the coding sequence TTGGCTACAGCGACGAAAAATAAAGCAAAGAAAAATGCCGGCAAATCTAAGTTAGGCAAAACAGGAGTCAATTCACATCCGGTTAGTTTGGAATTTACCGAGGAAATGAAAGGTTTCGTTTCCATGCCTGGATCTTTTAATTATCAAGAGGATTATTCTGCGGGGAAGAAGGCCGGAAACTATCTAATGTTCCACCTAACGATACGTGTGAACGACACTCAGTTCTTTGTATATGATCCTAATGAAACTGGAGAAGCTATCGGCTGGGTAGAATGCCAGCCTTTAGGAGGAAGATTCGAAGTAGAAAAAGGTATCTTCAATTGTTTCGTGGATTATGGAAAACCTTCCGCCAATGAAAAACATATGAAGTACCGTTTGTTCCTGAAGAACAAAGCAGGTAAGAAGATCACCTTAAACGGTTTCAAGAAGGTGGTAGACGACGGTATTTTAAATATCTGGAGAGATACTTCTACACTTTATACGACCGTATACGAAGGATATGTGGATGAAAAAGCGGAACCTAAAGCAAAGGTTCTCGCAAAAGGTATCCTTCATATATTAGAAAAAGATTTTATTAAGCAGATGACGACTTTCAAGTCCAATGGTCGTACTTTTTCGGAAAGAAAGGACGCTTTATTCAGATTCGGCGAATTATTCATGGGGAATCTCTGGGAAATCTACGGAGCCCAATTCAGGAAAGCGGAACCTGAATTATGGAGAGAAAGGGATATTCCAGTATTCACTCTGGACGGAGTCAAAAATTCAAAGATCACTTTTCATCCATTCACTACGGATGATAAAATTTCCCTGAATCTGGTACGTTTTCAGAAGAAGGAGAGTAAGGATGTTGTAGTCCTTATGCACGGACTCACTACTTCCACGGATATGTTCGTTATGCCTGAACATAAGAACCTTGTTACATATCTGCATGAGAACGGATTTACAGATGTTTGGAGTTTTGATTGGAGAGGAAGTTTACGTTTTAATTATAATCTTTTTCCTCATAGATATACTTTGGATGATATAGCTCTTTATGATGTTCCTGCTGCTTTAAAAGTAATAAAAGACGCAGTTGGCGCCGGGAAAAGGATCCACTTTGTCGTACATTGTGTAGGATCCATTTCCTTCTTCATGAGTTTGTTCGGAGGAAAGATAGACGGAGTCACTAGCGTAGTCTCCAATAGCGTTTCCTTGACCCCTAATGTGCCTACTTGGTCTAAGATCAAATTGGCATTCTCTCCTTTTTTAATGGAGTCTGTTTTCAGATTCCCGAATGTGAATCCTCGTTGGCATTATCTTCCGGGATTTGCTTCCGGCAAAGTTCTCGCAAAGTTCGTGAGTTTATTCCATCACGAATGCGACGAGCCGGCCTGCCATATGCTGAGTTTGATGTGGGGAACCGGATGGCCTGCTTGTTACGAACACGCGAATCTTCCTGACATCACTCATAGAAGGGTGGGGGATTTGTTCGGTGCAACTTCTATGAACTATTATAGACATATCAGAAAAGCCGTAGGTCGTAAGGCTATGATCAAGTATACTCCTACGGATACTCGCTATGAATCTCTTCCGAATAATTATCTAGATAAGGCATCCGAGATCAGAACTCCGGTCTTATTTATGACAGGGGATCAGAATAAAGTATTCAAAGATTCTAATATTATTGCTTACGAAACATTAAATCGTTTGAATCCGGGAAATAAAAACGAACTGTTCATCGCCGAGGGTTATGGCCATCAGGATACTTTGATGGGGAAAAAGAGCGATAAGGACGTGTTCCCAAGGATAGTGGAGTTCCTGCGCAAGAATTCCAACGGAGTGAAAAAAGGATAA
- a CDS encoding 7TM diverse intracellular signaling domain-containing protein, producing MNCKSFILHIIFAALFANSSLSAEDKIHVSKDIERLPLGKSVYYLEDPERKLTFEDISKPDAGSKFIKSDKNSLDFGQLNYNYWFRLTFENDTPELVSKLVEINYSNIDIVQFYKPNSDGTYSKEESGMLFPFSARSFKNRNFVYQIELGPGQQKTYYLMTWTSGGLNIPLTLWDKETFSQYNADVQHGLGLYYGVMIVMILYNIFIFFSVRDVSYFYYVSYILGFLGIQLVLTGHGFQYLWPAFPFLQRNFYVVFTGISIASVLLFTKRFLNTKENVPKWLDKSMKVTVVAHGLLLFTPLVLPPEVTVKLALVLTLPALILIPMATIISFLKKFRPARYFLLAFTVLTVSGTVVVLRFINVLGPGFLADYGLYLGSTMEVILLSIALADRINIMKKEKEEAQAKTLEMQKILTESYARFVPKDFLANLGKDSILDVRLGDQIQKEMAVLFSDIRSFTTLSEQMTPAENFNFINSYLSRMSPIIQRHNGFIDKFIGDAIMALFQRNVIDAVSAGVEMQRYLKEYNEHRHRQGYIPIQIGVGIHSGSLMLGTIGAEERLEGTVISDTVNLASRIESLTKVYGSRIAVSESTIEEVKKDGKFHFRFLDRVKVKGKQRPVSVYEVFDGDEPQHQDLKLKTKESYEKGVKAFYSNSFEEAKQQFENVISIFPDDKATQLYLKRLYPVTHDRKLEEVEE from the coding sequence ATGAATTGTAAAAGTTTTATTCTCCATATCATCTTCGCCGCGTTATTCGCGAATTCTTCTTTATCAGCAGAAGATAAAATACACGTTAGTAAGGATATCGAAAGGCTGCCGTTAGGAAAGTCAGTCTATTATCTGGAAGATCCGGAGAGGAAATTGACATTCGAAGATATTTCTAAGCCGGATGCTGGATCTAAATTCATTAAATCCGATAAAAATTCATTAGATTTCGGACAATTAAATTATAATTATTGGTTTCGGCTGACTTTCGAGAACGATACTCCCGAGTTAGTTTCTAAACTTGTAGAGATCAATTACAGCAATATTGATATAGTACAATTTTATAAACCGAATTCCGACGGCACTTATTCTAAAGAAGAGAGCGGGATGCTTTTTCCCTTTTCTGCTAGAAGTTTTAAGAATAGAAACTTCGTTTATCAGATAGAGTTAGGGCCAGGACAGCAAAAGACTTATTATTTAATGACTTGGACCAGCGGCGGTTTGAATATCCCGCTTACCCTTTGGGATAAGGAAACATTCTCCCAGTATAATGCGGACGTTCAACACGGTTTAGGTTTATATTATGGAGTGATGATCGTAATGATCCTCTATAATATTTTCATCTTCTTCTCCGTAAGAGATGTGAGTTATTTTTACTATGTATCCTATATTCTTGGATTCTTAGGAATACAATTAGTTCTTACCGGTCATGGATTCCAATATTTGTGGCCTGCGTTTCCTTTTTTACAAAGGAATTTTTATGTGGTCTTTACAGGGATCTCTATCGCTTCCGTTTTACTTTTTACCAAAAGATTCTTAAATACTAAGGAAAATGTTCCGAAGTGGTTGGACAAATCCATGAAAGTGACGGTGGTAGCCCATGGGTTACTGTTATTTACTCCATTGGTTCTGCCACCTGAAGTTACCGTAAAATTAGCGTTGGTTCTCACTCTGCCGGCACTGATCTTAATACCGATGGCGACTATAATCAGCTTCTTGAAAAAATTTCGTCCCGCACGTTATTTTCTCTTGGCGTTCACAGTTCTTACGGTTTCAGGAACGGTCGTAGTTCTTCGTTTTATTAACGTTTTGGGTCCCGGTTTTCTTGCGGATTACGGTCTGTATCTCGGCTCTACGATGGAGGTGATCCTTCTTTCCATCGCCTTAGCGGATCGTATCAATATTATGAAGAAGGAAAAAGAAGAAGCCCAGGCGAAAACCTTGGAGATGCAAAAGATACTCACGGAGTCTTATGCTAGGTTTGTTCCAAAAGATTTCTTAGCCAATTTGGGAAAAGACTCCATCTTAGATGTCAGGCTCGGGGATCAGATCCAGAAAGAGATGGCGGTTCTATTCAGCGATATTCGTTCTTTTACCACATTGTCGGAACAGATGACTCCCGCTGAGAATTTTAATTTTATCAATTCTTACTTGAGCAGAATGAGCCCGATTATCCAAAGACATAACGGGTTTATAGATAAGTTTATCGGTGACGCGATCATGGCATTATTTCAAAGGAACGTAATAGATGCCGTATCCGCCGGTGTGGAAATGCAAAGGTATTTGAAAGAATACAATGAACATCGGCATCGCCAAGGGTATATTCCTATTCAGATCGGAGTCGGAATACATTCAGGTTCTTTAATGCTCGGAACAATTGGAGCGGAAGAAAGATTAGAAGGTACAGTAATTTCAGACACGGTCAACCTGGCTTCTAGGATTGAGAGTCTTACTAAAGTGTATGGTTCCAGGATTGCAGTCAGTGAAAGTACGATTGAAGAAGTGAAAAAAGACGGCAAATTCCATTTCCGCTTCTTGGATAGAGTAAAAGTAAAGGGTAAACAAAGACCTGTTTCCGTTTATGAAGTGTTCGATGGGGACGAACCTCAACACCAGGATCTAAAACTAAAGACCAAAGAATCCTATGAAAAAGGTGTGAAGGCATTTTATTCCAACTCATTCGAGGAGGCAAAACAACAATTCGAGAATGTAATCTCGATCTTCCCGGATGATAAAGCGACACAACTTTACTTAAAACGTTTGTACCCTGTAACTCATGATCGGAAGTTGGAAGAAGTAGAAGAATAG
- a CDS encoding SRPBCC domain-containing protein has protein sequence MNPQTIVTSIEIQASPEKIWSIFTDFSKFPSWNPFLKRILGKPVQGGTIIVFDYYFTGVYLPTKALIYELTDSKSISWKGAFPLFFKYMFAGDHRFTFEKITPGRTKFSHTAILTGIMPSVFSSHIQTAVRNSHIKMNQKLKELSEDNF, from the coding sequence ATGAATCCTCAAACAATCGTCACCTCGATAGAAATCCAGGCATCTCCTGAAAAAATTTGGAGTATTTTTACCGACTTCTCCAAGTTTCCTTCCTGGAATCCTTTCTTAAAAAGGATTCTCGGCAAACCGGTGCAAGGCGGAACGATTATTGTTTTCGATTATTATTTTACGGGAGTGTATCTACCCACCAAGGCATTGATATACGAACTCACCGATTCTAAATCCATATCTTGGAAAGGTGCCTTTCCGCTCTTTTTCAAATACATGTTTGCCGGAGATCATCGTTTCACTTTCGAAAAGATCACCCCCGGTCGCACCAAATTCAGTCACACTGCGATCTTAACCGGAATTATGCCTAGTGTATTTAGTTCGCATATCCAAACTGCAGTGCGTAATTCACATATAAAAATGAATCAAAAATTAAAAGAGTTAAGCGAAGATAATTTCTAA
- a CDS encoding SDR family NAD(P)-dependent oxidoreductase, which produces MSKENRPVVFLTGAAGGIGRETASLLSEKGYLLFLTDLQKQSSDLKEFADTLGKDHIVFPCDISKAVDSEKAIKECIKQFGKIDVLVNNAGIMRPSKFENLSQDEIDEQIEINIIGTIRLTKLGMPSLKKSQGKLVILSSLAGIVPAPHHSIYSATKFALRGFALSLYLEWKEIGIRVSSILPGTIQSPMTKYMASRDSSPMAYINPPLPPSAVAKAIWKAIQTDKAEIYVPYSQGLLARIALLFPSLLSLIYPIMAKKGVRNFESWKRKGVFD; this is translated from the coding sequence ATGTCTAAGGAAAACCGCCCAGTCGTTTTTCTAACAGGAGCAGCAGGAGGGATCGGCAGAGAGACTGCGTCCCTTCTCTCGGAAAAAGGATATCTTCTCTTTTTGACGGATCTGCAGAAACAATCCTCGGATCTAAAAGAGTTCGCCGATACATTAGGAAAAGATCATATTGTTTTTCCTTGTGATATCTCTAAGGCTGTTGATTCAGAAAAAGCGATCAAAGAATGTATAAAACAATTCGGAAAGATCGATGTTCTTGTGAACAATGCGGGGATCATGAGGCCTTCTAAATTCGAGAACCTCTCCCAAGATGAGATAGATGAGCAAATAGAGATCAATATCATCGGAACCATTCGATTGACTAAATTGGGAATGCCCTCTCTTAAAAAATCGCAGGGTAAATTAGTGATCTTATCTTCTTTAGCGGGGATTGTTCCTGCTCCGCATCATTCCATTTATAGTGCGACTAAATTTGCACTTAGAGGATTCGCTTTAAGTTTATATTTGGAATGGAAAGAGATAGGCATAAGAGTTAGTTCCATTCTTCCAGGAACGATCCAATCTCCTATGACCAAATATATGGCATCTAGGGACAGTTCTCCTATGGCTTATATAAATCCACCTTTACCACCTTCTGCGGTCGCAAAGGCAATTTGGAAAGCGATCCAAACGGATAAAGCTGAGATCTATGTTCCATATTCTCAAGGGCTACTGGCTAGAATTGCGTTATTATTTCCTTCTTTATTATCTTTGATCTATCCGATCATGGCGAAAAAAGGAGTTCGAAATTTCGAATCATGGAAAAGAAAAGGGGTTTTTGATTGA
- a CDS encoding adenylate/guanylate cyclase domain-containing protein — protein sequence MAFKRSIFASASEDRLENLVLERLKPGADKEKIDARIWDLFGEVWCIMFTDLSGFSRGVEKFGIIHFLQTIHESERVLVPIIEDHDGILLKSEGDSFLVIFRNVGKGLQAAIRMQKELLEYNKDKIPEEKILLCVGLGYGKVLKIGDSDVFGSEVNTASKLGEDTAEAGEILITQTVFDNAQETGLKFEAIKDVPAGTKGAFRVLY from the coding sequence ATGGCATTCAAGAGAAGTATATTCGCAAGCGCATCCGAAGATAGATTGGAAAACCTAGTTTTAGAAAGATTAAAACCTGGAGCGGACAAGGAAAAAATAGACGCCCGCATTTGGGACTTATTCGGAGAAGTTTGGTGTATTATGTTCACCGATCTTTCCGGATTTTCTCGCGGTGTTGAAAAATTCGGGATCATCCATTTTCTACAAACCATCCACGAATCCGAAAGAGTGTTAGTGCCGATTATAGAGGATCATGACGGGATACTTCTCAAATCGGAAGGAGATAGTTTTTTAGTGATCTTTAGAAATGTCGGGAAAGGACTCCAAGCAGCCATCAGAATGCAAAAAGAATTATTAGAATATAATAAAGATAAAATCCCGGAAGAAAAGATACTTCTTTGTGTCGGACTAGGCTACGGAAAAGTTTTGAAAATAGGAGATTCGGACGTTTTCGGCTCGGAAGTGAACACAGCAAGCAAATTAGGAGAAGATACCGCCGAAGCGGGAGAGATACTGATCACTCAAACCGTTTTTGATAACGCTCAAGAAACCGGTTTAAAATTCGAAGCGATCAAAGATGTTCCTGCGGGAACCAAGGGAGCGTTTAGGGTTTTGTATTAA
- the rpsG gene encoding 30S ribosomal protein S7, translating to MSRRRGKVEPRKIQPDSVYGDANIAKFINCLMLDGKKSVAESLFYDALDLIQKKTGNDPYVTFKEALENVKPQVEVKSRRVGGVTYQVPIEVRPERRLALGIRWLIRYSRDRNEKGMANKLAAEFIEAQKGTGAAIKKKEDIRKMADANKAFSHYRW from the coding sequence ATGTCTAGAAGAAGAGGAAAAGTAGAACCACGCAAGATCCAACCGGATTCGGTTTATGGAGATGCAAACATCGCGAAGTTTATCAACTGCTTGATGTTGGACGGAAAAAAATCCGTAGCAGAATCTTTATTTTACGATGCTCTGGATCTGATCCAAAAGAAGACAGGAAACGATCCTTACGTTACTTTTAAAGAAGCATTAGAAAACGTTAAACCACAAGTGGAAGTAAAATCCCGCCGCGTGGGTGGTGTGACTTACCAAGTTCCGATCGAAGTTCGTCCGGAAAGACGTTTAGCTCTCGGGATCAGATGGTTGATCCGTTATTCCAGGGACAGAAACGAAAAAGGTATGGCTAACAAGCTTGCTGCGGAATTTATCGAGGCTCAAAAAGGCACCGGAGCAGCAATTAAGAAGAAAGAAGATATCCGTAAAATGGCAGATGCTAACAAAGCATTCAGCCACTATCGCTGGTAA